AGAAGAAGGACTGAAACTGATGGCGACTAGGGGAAGGTTAATGCAGCAGTTGCCTAGTGGCGGAGAGATGGTATCGGTGTTGGCATCAGAGTCGCAGGTAAAAGATGTAATTGCCTCCTATGCAGACAAGGTAGCGATCGCCGCCATCAATGGTGCCGACAGCATTGTGATTTCCGGTGTTGGTGAAGCGATCCAAGCAATTTGTCGCAATTTCGCACAGATGGGAATCACAACCAAACCCCTACAGGTGTCCCATGCTTTCCACTCACCGCTCATGGAACCGATGCTTGCGGATTTTGAAGCCGTAGCCCAAGAAGTCACCTACAGTCAGCCTCGCATACGCTTAATCTCTAATATTACTAGACAAGAGGCCACAGAAAACATCGCCACCCCTGAATATTGGGTGAACCATGTCCGGCAACCTGTGCATTTTGCTCAGAGTATGCAAACCCTTCATCGGCAAGGATATAAACTGTTCTTGGAAATTGGACCTAAGCCAATACTCTTGGGAATGGGTCGTCAATGTCTGCCAGAAAATGTGGGATTATGGTTGCCTTCATTACGTCCGCCTCAAGAAGATTGGCAACAAATGCTCTCAAGTTTAGGGCAACTATACACACAAGGAGTAGCAGTAGACTGGTCAGGATTTGACCGTGATTATTCCCGGCGCAAAGTATTACTGGGTGAACGAAAAAAAGTGTGGGGAAGAAAAAACGAGTTAGCGTATCATTTACGCTAACTAAGCTCTGACTGATGTAGATGTTAACTCTTACTTCGATATGAATTATTTTTGAAATCTTGCCGCTTCTTCAACTAGGTCATTGAGTCCTAGCTCTAGTGTATGAAGCACCTGGTTTAACGCTTCGATTTTTGTCCGATTTTTCATCATCTCAACTGCTTTTAAGAAAGCTGGACTACCTGCTTTACCAATATATTGATGACAACTTTTATTACCATTTTTGGTAACAAAGATAGGTGATCCTGATTGCCACTTGTAATACCAATAAGCTCCGCCCTTACCTTTGGCGCGGTAACGAACAATCCAACAACCAGAAAAAGCTACATCACTCTTGTTAAGAGTAGAGATTTCTTGGTTGATTTCTTCTCTTTTGGCAATTAAAAGTTCTACTCTGTGTGCTAAATCTGAAAGACTCTGTTCTCTTGTTTTGACCACTATTAAATACAAGCTTAAAAGTCCAAGGTTAGCGTGAATCTTACACTAACTTAATTTGATTGTAAGATAAGGATGACCAAAAATTTGACCATCGCTCAGAAGAACTTAAATATGCTGCCCTAAGAGCCATAACTCCTTCGGCTCCAAAAAAAGACCAATGCATACCTGCTTGTTTTAATCTTTGTGTAACCACACGCCGATTAGAACTTTCAACAACTCCTGAACCAATCATTAAACCAGCTTTTAAATAAGAGCGATAATCAATTCGACTTTGATTATTAGTTAAATAACGCTCTAAATCGGTAATTGCTTTGGTTAAATCTTTCTTCTTTTTTGGGAATTGATGACAATTTTCAATTACTGTAGTCCATTCAGATTTCTTCAGTAATTGTTGTTGGGTTTTCACCCAATCTTTTTGAGTGTCTTCTTTATTCGGATAAGCGGCTTTCGCCACTGACCACACATATTCTGAGAGATGAAAAAAGTCGAGAATTTCCACCGAACCTGGAAATTGTTCTGATGCCATCGACCAAATCCAATGTGCGCCATCACCAATCACTACAGTTTTTGTGGGTTTTGTAAGAGCTACTTGATGATATAAATGGGAGACTCTATCCCTAAATTCTCTCCGCGATTTTAAAGTAGCTACATATTCCCTTTCCCGGATCACACCTCTTTTTTTACCAACTTTTTGATGGTCTTTACTCCAGAAAATTACACCAACTTTTGCTTCTTTATATCCTTGTTTTTGATTCAAGGGAGTCATGACTCCATCAACTCCCACATATAATAAATCTGGTGGCTCATCCTCTAAATTAGGGACTTCAAACTCTGAAGAAGTGTCTGGCAAACATTCTCCATCGAACTCTTGTGTTTGTAGTTCATTTCCGATTTTTTCTACTTGATTAGCTAAAGTTTTTTCTGCTAACTCTAACGTTGTCCATTTTTGAAACAAGGAGTGAGAGTTAGGAAACTCACTACTGATTCCCAAAGCGCAGGCTAATTCTAATACCATTGGTAGCCATTTATCTTTTGGTAGACCTAACTCTTCATCAACCTTGACCTTAATACCATCTCTTGTAACGTAAGCTCTACGTACAAGAACCATTTCACCTAATGGAGTGTAATATCTTTTTTCTCGTTTAGTTCTCGGATGTGAGTATTGGGCTTCTTTTTCTTCTATTTTGGCTTGAAATAAGCTTTTTTGCACCTCGTTCCCTAATTTTAGCCACATACTGTAGAATTCGCGCACAAATTCTTCTAAATGGTTCCACTCCGGTAAGGAATTGAGTGTGTCATGAATGTGAGACAGAATTGATTGGAGGTTGTTCATGGGTAGTTTGGTTGCATCGCATCAAGAGCTATGTTAGCGTATTAAATCCGCTAACTACTCTCCCACACCTTTTTTCGTTCACCCGGAAACAGGTAGCGAAACTCGTGCCTATCTCTGCTGCGAATGCGTGTTGGTTCCCACAAAGGATTGACTACAACTCTTGCAATGACGTTGATTGAGCCGGGAGCATCCGCAGGCATGGCAAAGGAGCGATAAAGCCGTTCATCTTTCTTAAAGTCAAAAAAGTAACTGGGGTGAGACTCTGACCATTTTTTGGCATCGGCGAGTAAATTTTCTCCACCTATTTCTTTGAGATCTTCCAATCTTTCTGCACTTTTGGGCGAATCTACCTCAACCTGAAGTGCTTGAAATAGACGGTTTAGTAGCTTCC
This sequence is a window from Tolypothrix sp. PCC 7712. Protein-coding genes within it:
- a CDS encoding ISKra4 family transposase, with translation MNNLQSILSHIHDTLNSLPEWNHLEEFVREFYSMWLKLGNEVQKSLFQAKIEEKEAQYSHPRTKREKRYYTPLGEMVLVRRAYVTRDGIKVKVDEELGLPKDKWLPMVLELACALGISSEFPNSHSLFQKWTTLELAEKTLANQVEKIGNELQTQEFDGECLPDTSSEFEVPNLEDEPPDLLYVGVDGVMTPLNQKQGYKEAKVGVIFWSKDHQKVGKKRGVIREREYVATLKSRREFRDRVSHLYHQVALTKPTKTVVIGDGAHWIWSMASEQFPGSVEILDFFHLSEYVWSVAKAAYPNKEDTQKDWVKTQQQLLKKSEWTTVIENCHQFPKKKKDLTKAITDLERYLTNNQSRIDYRSYLKAGLMIGSGVVESSNRRVVTQRLKQAGMHWSFFGAEGVMALRAAYLSSSERWSNFWSSLSYNQIKLV